The Gadus macrocephalus chromosome 13, ASM3116895v1 genome includes a window with the following:
- the LOC132471097 gene encoding twist-related protein 2-like: MREEVSCTSSPEGGLGASEEELERGSKKTPQPGNRKRSPFPKKDSLGRGPEEPVGLSPGGLLPAAGPKRLKKSPTAVVSLAPTPLGPGPEQPYEDLHTQRVIANVRERQRTQSLNDAFASLRKIIPTLPSDKLSKIQILKLASRYIDFLYQVLQSDEMDAKLASCNYLAHERLSYAFSVWRMEGAWAMSASH, from the coding sequence ATGAGAGAAGAGGTGTCCTGCACCAGCTCCCCGGAAGGGGGACTGGGGGccagcgaggaggagctggagcgggGCTCCAAGAAGACCCCGCAGCCGGGGAACCGCAAGCGCTCCCCGTTCCCCAAGAAGGACAGCTTGGGCCGGGGTCCGGAGGAGCCCGTGGGGCTGAGCCCGGGCGGGCTCCTGCCGGCCGCCGGACCCAAGCGCCTGAAGAAAAGCCCCACGGCAGTGGTCTCGCTGGCACCCACGCCGCTGGGGCCCGGGCCGGAACAGCCCTACGAGGACCTGCACACGCAGCGCGTCATCGCCAACGTGCGGGAGCGGCAGCGCACGCAGTCGCTGAACGATGCCTTCGCCTCGCTGCGGAAGATCATCCCCACGCTGCCCTCGGACAAGCTGAGCAAGATCCAGATCCTGAAGCTGGCGTCGCGCTACATAGACTTCCTCTACCAGGTGCTGCAGAGCGACGAGATGGACGCCAAACTGGCCAGCTGCAACTACCTGGCCCACGAAAGACTGAGCTACGCCTTCTCCGTCTGGAGGATGGAGGGGGCCTGGGCCATGTCGGCCAGCCACTAG